A region of the Candidatus Neomarinimicrobiota bacterium genome:
GTGGACAGCAACGGAAGCGGGGATATTTTTCATGCAGGATTTATCTGGGGACTCCTTCAGGGATGGAATGTGCCTGCCTGTGTGGAATTCGGAACAGCAGCAGGTGCTTTTGCAGCGACTTTTATCGGGACCCATTCACCGGAACTGAATGCACAGACTGTGAAGGCCCACTTTGTCTTTAATAATCTCCCTGAATAATATCTTTTTCTCCCGTTTCTTTTTCGGAAAGAATGATGAATTTTAAAAAATCCTGCGACGTTTTGAAAATCGCTGTATCAAACAGATAAAAGAATAAGGATTAAACCCATGTCTGTATGCTATGATGACGAAAAACTTTGCCTTTCATTTGAGCCGATTCATGTGGAAGATGTCGAGGACTGGACTCATGAATCCCTCCATGTGCTGCTGGACAGAAAAGGACCCGGACATGAATTCTTAGGATGGATGGATCTGCCTTTGCAAAACCCGGAGGATCTTGAACCTTTATCCCGTGTGGCTGAGGAAATTAAAACAAGCGGCGACCTCCTGGTTTGTGTTGGTATCGGAGGGTCATATCTCGGTGCCAAAGCCGTTATCTCTTCCCTGTTTCCGGAAAACGACCGGATTCGCTTTGCCGGCCACCATTTGAGTCCGTTGGAATTGAGCCGGCTCTTGAAAGAACTTGAGAAGACTGATTTTTATATTAATGTAATTTCCAAATCAGGGACTACCATTGAACCGGGAGTGGCTTTTCGCTTTTTGAAACAATTAGCAGAAAAGAAATATGGGAAAGAGGCTTCCAAAAGGATTATTGCCACGACGGATGCTTCGAAAGGCGCCCTGCGTAAACTGAGTGAGCAGGAGGAATACCGGACCTTTACCATTCCGGATACTGTGGGTGGACGGTTTTCCGTACTGACTCCTGTGGGACTCCTGCCGATTCTTGCAGCCGGGGGAGATTTGAAAAAAATTCTGAAGGGTGCCATGGCCGGATATAAGCAGGGATCTCTTGATGACCGGCAAAATCCTGCCTTTCGCTATGCCCGGAACCGGAAAATCCTGTGGAAAAACGGCAAAGCTATTGAAATCCTTGCCTCTTTTGAGCCCCGGATTCATTATGTTGCCGAATGGTGGAAGCAACTTTTTGGAGAAAGTGAAGGAAAAGAGGGTAAAGGACTCTATCCCGCATCCGCCGACTTTACGACGGATCTTCACAGTCTGGGACAATGGATTCAGGAAGGATCCCGGAATATTTTTGAGACGTTCCTTGTGATTGATCACTATGATACGGACCTTGCCGTTGAAAAAGATGTGCAGAATCCGGACAATCTCAATTATCTGACTGGCAAAAAGCTGAGCTGGATAAACCGGAAGGCTTATGAAGGAACACGTCAGGCCCATGAAGAGGGCGGCGTGCCTGTCTCAACCTTTTATCTTGAACGCCTGGACGAAGAAAACCTCTTTGAATTGCTGGTTATCTTCGAATTTGCCATTGCTATCTATGGATATACTTTGGGCGTTAATCCTTTCGACCAGCCCGGTGTGGAAGCGTATAAAAAGAATATGTTCAGACTACTTGGGAAATAGTCTTTTAATCGTCAGTCGGCAGTCGGCAGTCGACAGTCGGCAGTCACCAGTTGTGTGTCAGGACATAGGTAACAGTTTTGTGTCAAGAGATAGGTAACACTTTTTTGGAAATAAGGTAGCCATCATTCTGGTTTTTGTCATACAATTATTTTACATCAAACAGCTTTAAAAGACATCATGTTCTTACAGCATGCAGGAATAAGTCGGGGTTCAATTATTTACACCATCAAAACAACCATTTCCCC
Encoded here:
- a CDS encoding glucose-6-phosphate isomerase; this encodes MSVCYDDEKLCLSFEPIHVEDVEDWTHESLHVLLDRKGPGHEFLGWMDLPLQNPEDLEPLSRVAEEIKTSGDLLVCVGIGGSYLGAKAVISSLFPENDRIRFAGHHLSPLELSRLLKELEKTDFYINVISKSGTTIEPGVAFRFLKQLAEKKYGKEASKRIIATTDASKGALRKLSEQEEYRTFTIPDTVGGRFSVLTPVGLLPILAAGGDLKKILKGAMAGYKQGSLDDRQNPAFRYARNRKILWKNGKAIEILASFEPRIHYVAEWWKQLFGESEGKEGKGLYPASADFTTDLHSLGQWIQEGSRNIFETFLVIDHYDTDLAVEKDVQNPDNLNYLTGKKLSWINRKAYEGTRQAHEEGGVPVSTFYLERLDEENLFELLVIFEFAIAIYGYTLGVNPFDQPGVEAYKKNMFRLLGK